The genomic region ATAACAGCGATTCGGTCGCCGATTCCCATGCCTTCATCCAGTTCACACGTGAAATAGATTACGCCCTTACCCGCCAAGGCGAGTTCATTGATGATGCGGAAAATGTCACTTTTCGCCCCAATGTCTACTCCCTTGGTTGGCTCATCAAATATAAATACATCCGCATCCGCATTAAGCCATTTGCCAATGGCCACCTTCTGCTGATTACCACCACTTAGATATTTCACTTCCTGTTTCACGGACGATGTCTTGATTCCGAGCTGTTTCACCAATGATTCCGCATTCTGACGCTCCCGCTTGCGGCTTACGAAACCTAATGTACTGAGGCGACTAAGCAAAGGCAGGCTTAAATTCCGTTCGACGTTCTCCTGGATCAGAATTCCCTGTTTGCGTCGTTCCTCCGGTACAGAAACGATCCCCAGAGCCGCCGCATCCGCAGGCTGAGACAGGCGAAGGTTACGGTTGTTAAGCCGGACCTCGCCTTCCTCCAGTCGATCTGCGCCAATGAGCAAACGAGAGCTTTCTGTTTTCCCAGCCCCTACCAGACCCACGACAGCGAGGACTTCACCTCGGCGTACTGAGAGATCAACACCTTTGACCTTCACTCCACGACGTAGCCCATGCGCCTCCAAAAGCAGCTCTCCCACAGGTGCTTCCGTCTTCGGGAACTCTTCTTCAAACGGCTTGCCCAACATCTGTGTGACCAGGTCGTTAATAGTCAGTCCTTTCGCTTCACCGGTAAATACATGTTGCCCATCTCTCATGACCGTAACGCGATCACAGTGACCCGTCACTTCAGCAAGGCGGTGGGTAATGAAAATACAAGCTACACCCCGCTCCTTCAGCAGATGAACAATGCGGAAAAATGCATCCGTTTCTTCCTGACTGAGCGGTGCAGTAGGTTCGTCAAAAATGATGACCTTGGCATCCTGAATCAAAATCCGTGCCAGCAATATCATCTGTTTCTCTGCAAGTGTCAGATCGGCTACTTTTTGGTGAACCAATATGTCTGCTCCTAATTGCTTCAGTGCTTCAACCGCACGCTGTTGCAGCTTCCGCGGACTCTTCCACCAGCCTCCAGCAGATGAAGCCAACTGATCCAGCATAATGTTCTCCGCGGCCGTCAGCTGTGGCACCAGTGCCGCATCCACTTCCTGATACACACAGTGAATCCCACTTGCCTTCGCGTCTCCCGGGGAACTCAAGTGAAGCGCTTGTCCACTCAACTGAATCGTACCCTGATCCAATGGATAGGCACCGGACAGAATTTTCATTAATGTGCTCTTACCGGCACCATTGGCACCCAGCAGCGCATGAATCTCCCCGCCTTTTACAGAGAAATCCACATCCTTCAATGCAGGAATGCCTGAAAACTGCTTGTGGATATGTTCCATTTGAAGCAGAGTTGGTGCAGTGCTCATGATGTTAACCTCCAATCGTTCCCTTCCGGGAGTATCCCTTTTCTCATCCATTCTCACGTGTCTTTATTATGGTTGGAAAAAGCGCGCCTTGCGGCGCGCTTCCCTTACGCTGCTTATTTAGCAGTAATACCGTATTCGCTCATCCAATCCTTGATTCCTTGTGTACTGCCTCCCCAACCTTCCACGAACTCCGACAGCTCTGAAGTGGAGATTTGTTTATCTGGCAAAGCTTCACGTTGAACATAGACCGGGTTAAGCACTACTGCATCTTCCGTTTCGTCCCCGTTCAGTTTCTGATAAGCATAACGAACTTGTACACGTCCGATGTCTGTAGGATCAACCGCAGCGGAAGCAACCCAAGGGTTTTTCGGGTCCTGAATCATTTGCAGATCCTCATCACTCATATCAATACCATACACTTTGATCTCGTCACGTCCGGCTTGTTGAATGGCACGTGCTGCACCTTTGGCGAACTCATCCCATGCAGCCCATACAGCTGTAATTTCACCTTTTGGATATTGCTTGAGAATAGCCTCCATTTTGGCTTGAGTATCCAGCGCCGGGTTCTGTGCAGAACCAAATGTCGCTATTTCCTTGATGTCCGGATTTGCTTTCAGGAATTCACCATATGCGATCTGACGGCGTTCCATAGGGGCGAAACCAGCTACCCACACTTTAACGATGTTACCTTGTCCATTAATATCTTTTTTCATTTGCTCCAGCGTGAGCTCAGCCATCTTCTGGTCATCCTGCGACAGGACTGTTGCTCCCGGAACACTAATGGCTGCGTCGAACACAACCACCGGAATGTTCTGTTCTACTGCCTTCTTCACACCCGGCTCCAGCAGGGAATCCCCGTGATCCGTCAGAATGGCATCGAATTTCTGATTAATTGCGCTATCGAGCAAGGATACCATCTTCGCTTTATCATTATCGGCAACAAATGTAGTCAGTTCTCCACCGAATTTTTCGATTTCTTCTTTTACACCCTGTACATATTGCTGCGAGAAAGTACCTGTATTAAACTCCATAATAAGTGCAATCCGCTTGCCGCTTAGAGGGCCTGTAACTGCTTCCGTTTTTGGTGTATCATCTGATGCACCCGAAGCCGGAGTTGCTGCCGGTTCTTTTTTGATTCCGCAAGCGGACAGCGCCAATGTAAATACTAATAGCACACTCAACCATACCCATTTTGTCTCTTTTCTTTTCATCTCTGTTTCCCCCTGTTCCACTCTCTGTGATCTCGATCACAATAGTTGAATATTAATATAACGGCTAATTCCTAGTATGTAAATGGGTTTTAGTAATTTAAAGCTAAAACTCACTAAGTTTTTTCAAAAGTTACATTCTTCCTATCCATTTCATCCAAAATCAAGAAATCAAACTAAAAAAGACCGCGAGGGGATGCCCCCTTACGGTCTTTTGATGTCTTACAGAATGATAGCGATCAAGCCACCCGAACCTTCGTTAATGATTCTTCCCAGCGTCTCTTGCAACTTGTATCTTGCATTATCCGGCATCATGGCAATCTTGCCCTGAATACCTTCTCTCACGATGGAGTGCAACGAACGACCGAACATGTCTGAATCCCATACCTTGATCGGATCGTTCTCGAAATCCTGCATCAGGTATCTCACCAGTTCCTCACTTTGTTTCTCCGTGCCAATGATTGGAGCGAACTCCGATTCCACATCAACCCGGATCATGTGAATGGACGGTGCCGTTGCTTTCAAGCGTACGCCAAATTTGGTGCCCTGACGAATAAGCTCAGGTTCATCCAGAGCCATCTCGGCAAGAGATGGAGCAGCGATGCCGTATCCGGTCGTTTTGACCATCTCCAGCGCTTCTGCGAAGCGGTCATATTCTCTCTTCGCATGCGAGAACTCCTGCATTAATTGCAACAGATGATCCTTGCCACGAATTTCAATTCCGACCACTTCCACGAGAATCTGATCATACAATTCATCTGGCGCATACAGGTCAATTTCGGCTACACCCTGCCCCATATTCATGCCACTCAGGCCTGCGCGATCAATGAATTCATATTCCATGAACTGAGCAACAACTCGATCCACGTCGCGAAGTCTGCGAATATCCTTAACGGTATCCCGTACGGAATTTTCATAGTTGCTGCGCAGCCAGTGAGTCTCGTTCAGTACCATAACCCAGCTCGGCAAGTTTACATTCACTTCATGCACAGGGAACTCATAGAGCACTTCACGAAGTACACCTGTCACATCATCTTCCGTCATGGTCGCTGCACTGAGTGTCATCACCGGAATGTCGTATTTGGCAGCAAGCTCATTACGCAATTGCAGGGCTTCTTCACTGCGAGGACGAGTCGAGTTGATGACCAGGACAAACGGTTTACCCACTTCTTTCAGTTCCGCAATAACTCGTTCTTCGGATTCCACATAGGAACTGCGGGCAATTTCGGCGATCGTGCCGTCTGTTGTAACCACAACACCCAGTGTAGAATGCTCCTGAATGACTTTGCGAGTACCAATCTCGGCAGCTTCCTGGAACGGAATCGGCTCCTCGAACCAAGGCGTGGAGATCATGCGTGGACCATTCTCATCCTCGTATCCCTTGGCTCCTTCCACCGCGTAACCTACACAATCCACAAGGCGAACATTGACATCGAGTCCTTCTGCCACCTTGATTTGGACTGCGTTATTCGGTACGAATTTCGGTTCTGTGGTCATGATGGTCTTACCTGCTGCACTCTGTGGAAGTTCATCCACCGCCCGACCACGATCTGCCTCGTTTGTGATGTTTGGTAATACAATGGTTTCCATGAATCGTTTGATAAATGTTGATTTTCCCGTCCGGACTGCGCCGACAACCCCGAGATAAATATCCCCTCCGGTCCGCTCAGCTATGTCCTTAAAAATGTCCACTTTCTCCAATGAAATCCCCTCCCTAAATTACTCCGAAGGAAAAATGCTAAAGAGCATCCGCTTCGTTTTTTCAATCAGAAGACTGAAATCCCTGCAACGGTAGAGCCGCCTTTGTGAGTGCCCGGAAGTCGTCCGCCGCCGAACGTTGCATTCTGATGAAACCGGCGAGAGCGGCGTTAACTCGTACATGCAATTGGACTAGTATCATCTTATGTATCCGTATGCGGCAATATGACGCGTATTTTTGTTTTTTTATCTTATGGTGATGACATTAGGAGAATCCCCCGATCTCGGACTGCGCGTCTTTATTTCAATCTACTTTATGTGATCCATGAAGCTTTTATGACTGTTACTGCTCATCATTTTAGAATAAAAAAAAGAGATATCCCTTGTTTGGAATATCTCTTTTTAAACCATTGGAGCCATGGTGGTCATACAGATAGATCATTTAAATTGCAATCATGCTTATTTTATTGGCAGTGCAACAGGGGCATTATTTTTCCAAGCGTAAGGAACCGATTTAACGGGTACGAAGTAGGAGTGTTCCAACAGAAGATCGCGAACATCATCATTCTCCGCCGGAGGCACGTCAGACTTTTCCACCGCCTGCATAATGTCAAAAGCATAATCCACATATACCTTGCCTTCGTCATCCATCATAAAAGGTATCGCCTGACCCGAATATACACTATTCAGCGTAATGGAAGGAATACCTGCCTGAGCAGCCTGCTCCATATCCACAGCATATAACCCCGGATAAAGTTCTTCCCCGCTTGGCAGCTTATTGTTATGTACGGACTTATATTGATTAACCATTCGTTGCACATCGTTTACTTTCTGTACGGTCAGAAGATCCATCACTTTAACGGTCGGATTCACTTCTTCGTCCTGAATAAGGAAGTAAGCGCTCCCACCACTTTCAAAAGCAGTCCCCGGTATTTCATCCAGATACCCCAGTTGCTTCAACTTGGGCAGATCCACTCTGAACTTTTCATATTTTGGCGTAATCATATCTGCATTGATGATTGGCAAAATCCCCTCATCTTGCTGGAATGTCTCTACCGCACTCTGGATACGACTCACACTTTCCCGATAGGCGATCTTGGGGTCCGAATTGCTCTGGGATGGATACATACAACCACTTGCTGTAAAAGCAAACAACAGGAATAACAGCAGACCGCCCATCTGATGCATATGACGCTGCCGTCCGCTCCCTTCAACACAATTTGGCTTGTTCCTAATCATCCGTATCCTCCTTGAATAACTCATTAGAGAATCAATTTCATAACGCTCAGAACCAGTCGTCTTCCTGTTGCTGACGTTCCAATTGTTTCCGAATGGCTGCCTTCAGCGGGTCCTCAGGAACATGAACCGATAGAGATCCACACACCTTTGCCTGACAGGACAGTCGTGTACCTGCTTCCAACAGTGAACCCAGCTTACGCTTTTCTGCATCAGTTGGTGGATACAGTTCCGCCTGATGTTCTTCGTCCACGTTCACTTTGCACATCAGGCAAGCCGCTTTACCATCACAACGGGTCGTAATCTTGACTCCGGCACGTCGTGCTGCATGCAGAAGTGTTGCACCTGGTTTGAGCGCTATCGATTTGTTCATAGGTAAAAAAGTAACTTTATAGTCCATTATTTTCCTCCCTCAACCTACTGGGGCCATGCAAAGCCAACGAGCTCTTCCACTTCGGCTCTGAAGCGGCTTGTCCATACATTCTGCTGACTTAACAGTGTCATTATAGGTTGATGTGCATCTGGTTGCTCACGCATCTGTTTAGCAATGGGTACATACCGATCTTCACGACCTCGCAGCAGATTAAACAACAACTCATGCGCAAGCGGCATCAGTCGCAGGGTATACGAACCCACTTGTGCTACTGGTGCATGCAGAGCAAGAACATGTTCAATCTCGATACGGTACCAACTTTTGCGAGCCCAAATTTCGAAACCACCAACCAGTTCCAGCGCACATGCACCAACCTGATAGTGGCTAAGTAGAGAAGCATAAGGTCCTGTCTTATCCACTGTAGGCTCGTCAAGCATTTCCCCCGGAGCGAATCGGTGAAGTTCTTTAGCAGCAGCAACATCCGCATAGATATCAATATCTCTGGGAGCCTGTTGCAACTCCACCCCCTGAAGCAGCAACCCACAGCTTCCTCCAAGCAACCAAGTCTGAGGCTGCGTGTTCCAGGCTTTGGCCGTTTCCAGCAAAGCCGCGTGTAATTCCGGATAACGCTCTGTCCGACCCTCCGTATCATGCGGCCCCATAGGCTCACACTCCCCTCATCCGTGTTCATTGTGTCAGTTCTTATGATGTGCTTATGCGGATGTTATCCTTCAGGCATAGGAAGTCAGGTCAGAGATGCGATTCCACCGAAAAAACCAATCAGCATAATCAAAAATGCAATCAAAGAAAGAATCCCCCGTATAATGCCTTTTGTTTTGGCACGAGCAAACGTAATCAAGAATACAGATAGTCCCATAATGAGGATGGCGACCAATGACAGCCACATCTTGTCCATTGCGCTCATAATCCAGCAGTCTCCCCTTCAGTCCGATATTCATCACTGACACTGTGACAATTGCAACCATTATAACACGAAATTCAGCTTAACTTTCCAAAAAAAAGACAAAAAAGCAAGCCGGCAGAAGCCGACTCGTCTTTTTGTCTTACTGGATCACCTGCACAAGCAGGCGTGATCTATTATTTTTTCATCATCATTTTCATTAACGATTCCATACTGCTCGGATTCAATCCGCTTTTCTTGACCGCACTCACAATATCCTTAACCGTATCCTCAGATACCGGAACTTTCGCCATGGCGGATACTTGTTTGATCAATTGGCGCAACTGAGCTTCATTCTGAATCGTCGTTGGTTTCACCGTGCTTGCCAATTTCTTGACGGCACCTTCTGTTATCGTTTTACCCGTTTTCTTGTTGATTGCATTCAGCGCATCTTTGGAAATGTTGTTACCCATTCGTCTCCCCTCCTCCGGCAATACTCATGTGTATAGTATGAGTCCGCGGCAGAAAAGGTGAATAAGCTTCTTATTTCACAAGGTGCGTTTAGGATGAGTACAATCAGGAATGCCATTGCTCCCAGGTTTCAAGCTTCATGACTTCCATTTCAGTTTTCGGGTCACGTCCCATCAAGGCTTCAACCGCATCTCGCGGCTGTCTCTCTTGGAATAAAACGTGATACAACTGATCCGCAATCGGCATTTGCACACCGTATTTTTGCGAGATGAAATAGGCAGCTTGCGTGGTTCGAATGCCCTCCACCACCATGCCCATGGACTTCAGGACATCATCCAGCTTCTGTCCTTGGCCTAGCATGGAGCCTGCTCTCCAGTTCCGGCTGTGCTGACTTGTAGCCGTTACAACCAAATCTCCGATTCCGGCAAGTCCCGAAAACGTTAACGGATTTGCGCCCATCTCTACACCAATACGTGTGATCTCTGCCAAACCGCGAGTTAACAACGCTGCTTTGGCATTATCACCGAATTGAAGACCATCGGACATGCCTGCACCAAGAGCAATAATGTTTTTGAATGCGCCTGCCAGTTCAACACCAAGCATGTCCCGATTCGTGTACACACGGAAATAGGCATTCATAAACAAAGCCTGGGCCGCCTCGGCAGATGCCTTATCCAGTGAGGCCACAACAACTGTCGTTGGGCAGCGCTTCACCACTTCTTCCGCATGGCTTGGGCCAGAAAGCACAACAACACGTCCTTCTTCACATTCCAGCTCTTCTGAAATGACTGTGGACATGCGTTTCAGGCTTTCTGTCTCAAAACCTTTGGTTGCATGAACGATTAACATCTCAGGCTTATAATAAGCCTTAAACTGATTCGTAACTGCACGCATGGCTGAAGAAGGTGCAACAATTAACACAGCTATAGCACCTTCCACTGCAGCTTCCATATCATTGGTTGCCTGAATCCGAGGAGAAAGCTCCGCATCCGGAAGATAGCGAGTATTGGTGTGCTTGCTATTGATTTCCGTAGCCTGATCTTCACCACGTGTCCACATCATCACGTCCAAGTTATTGGCGGCGAGTACACTGGCCAGAGCCGTTCCCCAGCTCCCAGCGACCAGAACAGCAACTTTTTTAGACAACTCGTTTACCCCCTCCAGGGTTTTTCGATCCCAATTTATTTTCCTGTCCTTTGGCGAGCTTCGCAATATTGGTACGATGTCTCCAGAACGCAAACAGACAAATAATCAGACTCCCCCAGAAGATATTCATTGAATATCCGGGTAATACCAAAATAAAGATGGGTGTAAATGCTACAAAAATTAGAGACCCCAATGAAACATATCGTGTCAATACAATAGACAGAATGGCGATCACCCCAGCACATAACGCAGGCAGGAAAGCAAGGCTTACCAGAACACCAATGGCAGTCGCAATTCCTTTTCCTCCACGAAAATGGAAGTAAAGCGGCCAGTTATGTCCTGCAATGGCTGCTATACCACTGAGTGCAGGAATCCAGGCAGAACCGTCGCCCAACCAGATTCCAATCCATACAGCTGCAACACCCTTAAGTACATCAAGCAGCAGAACAGCAATTGCCGGTCCTTTACCCAAAATACGCAACGTATTGGTAGCTCCTGCGTTTCCGCTTCCGTGCTGACGAATATCGATCCCCCGTATCGCTTTTGCAAGGAGGACACTAAAGCTGATTGAACCGAGCAGATAACTCAGTACAATCGCTGCGATTTGTAGAATCACACACTTCTCCCCTAACTTTCGTCGGACTTCTTCCGAGTAAATATTCGAATTGGTGTTCCTTCGAAATCAAACGCTGCACGGATTTTATTCTCCAGATAGCGCTCATATGAGAAGTGCATCAATTCAGGATCGTTCACAAAAACAACCATGGTCGGCGGCTTAACAGCAACCTGAGTCACATAGTTAATTCTCATTCTCCGTCCTTTATCCGTTGGCGGAGGGTTAATAGCCACTGCATCCGATACCACATCGTTAAGTAGATGCGTTTGTACACGTAACGAGTGTTGCTCCGCTACATGTTTTACAACTGGCAACAGTTTTTGTAAGCGTTGTTTTGTGAGGGCTGACAAAAATACGACCGGAGCATAAGTCATAAACAGGAAGTGATCCCGAATTTTTTTCTCAAACTCTTTCATCGTCTTGTCATGCTTCTCTACCACGTCCCATTTGTTTACGACAAACAAAGACGCTTTACCAGCTTCGAATGCATAACCTGCAATATGCTTGTCCTGTTCAATAATGCCTTCTTCACCATTAATGACAATCAGCACAACATCAGCACGCTCAATCGCACGCATGGCACGCATTACACTGTATTTCTCCGTTGTTTCATATACTTTACCACGCTTACGCATACCTGCTGTATCAATCAGCACGTAACGTTGGCCGTCTTTTTCAAAAGGTGTATCAATCGCATCCCGAGTCGTTCCAGCCACGTCACTGACAATGACACGCTCTTCACCCAGAATCGCGTTAACCAGTGAAGATTTACCCACGTTCGGTCGTCCGATCAGAGCTACACGAATGACATCCTCATCGTAAGTCTCTTCCTCAAGTTCAGGCAATTTTTCCACAATCGCATCAAGCAAATCACCTACACCTGTACCGTGACTTCCGGATACGCCGATGGGATCACCGAAGCCGAATCCATAAAACTCATAAATGAGTTCACTTCGTCCGATATTATCCACTTTGTTAACGGCTACAACAATAGGCTTGCCTGAGCGGTACAACATCTCTGCGACTTCTTCATCCGATTGCGTAATACCTGCTTTTGCATCACACATGAATACAATAACATCCGCTTCTTCAATAGCGAGCTCAGCTTGCATCCGGATTGATTTTAAGATGACATCCTCACCATCAATTTCGATACCACCTGTATCAATAATACTGAATGGTTTACCGTTCCATTCGCCGATTCCGTAGATCCGGTCACGGGTAATGCCCGGCTTGTCTTCCACAATGGCCAGTCTGTCGCCGATGATCCGATTGAAAATGGTGGATTTACCCACGTTCGGTCGTCCGACAATTGCCACAACGGGTCTTGCCATACATTCCACTCCTCCTGTCCATACTTACGATACTCATCATAGCAAAAAAGATATGTCTTGGCTAACGTTTCATGCCAAAATACTCGCAATAAAAACAATCGGCGAACCCGCCTGGGGCTCGCCGATCTTGCTTTTATTATTCAGCAAAATATGCAGTATATAACTAAGAACCATGCATTGTTAACTTATTTGAATTTGCTGAGTTTGTCACCAAACAGTTCGCCGAGCGTAGTGCTCATACCTTGATTGTTCAAGGAAACGTTTGGATTGTTGATTTCTTCACGTGGAGCATTGTTTCTTGCAGGTCTTTCTGACTTTTGTGGTTGAGCTGGAGCTTCTTCTGTTTCTTTGATGCTCAAGCTTACACGTTGCTCAGAAGGGTTCATGTCCAAGATTTTAACTTGAACTTCCTGTCCTTCTTTCAGCACTTCATGAGGAGTGCCGATGTGTTTGTGGGAGATTTGCGAGATATGCACAAGTCCCTCAACTCCAGGAGCGATTTCAACAAATGCACCGAAGTCTACCAGACGTTTTACAACACCTGTTACGATATCGCTGGAATTGAATTTTTCGCTTGCTGTTTCCCAAGGACCTGGTTGAACAGCTTTCATGCTCAGGCTGATTTTGCCTTTTTCAGGGTCAACTTTCAGCACTTTCACACTAACTTTATCACCTTCAGACAGTACGTCGGATGGTTTCTCAACGTGTGTCCAAGCCAACTCGGATACGTGAACCAAACCGTCAACTCCGCCCACATCAACAAATGCGCCGAATTGAGTCAAACGTTGTACTGTACCTTCGATGACTTGACCTTCTTGCAAACCAGCCATAACAGTAGCTTTGTTTGCTTCGAATTCTTGCTCCAGTACGTCTTTTTGGGAAAGGATCACTTTGTTGTTCTCACGGTCGATCTCTTTCACTTTAACACGCAGTGTGCGTCCTTTGTAGTCGCTGAAGTCTTCAACGAAATGGCGTTCAACCATGGAAGCCGGGATAAATCCACGTACGCCCACGTCTGCTACCAGACCGCCTTTAACAACGTCACCTACAACAACTTCGAATACGTCTTGGTCTTCAAAATGCTTTTGCAATTGATCCCATGCGTTTTCGCTGTCGATTGCACGTTTGGACAGAACGAGTTTTTCTTTCTCGTCGTCGATGCTAAGAACTTTAGCTTCAACTTCTTGTCCAACTTCTACTGCATCAGACGCGCTGTCAACATGCAATGAAGACAGTTCACGAATTGGAATGACACCGTCATATTTATATCCAATGCTCACATAGGCTTGGTTATCTTCCAATTTGACGATGGTTCCTTTTACGGTATCTCCTTTTTTCAAGGAAACGAATTGATCCAACTCATCTTGGGTTGCTTCTTGATTTTTCATTTCTTCCGACATGTCAAATACCCTCCTCAATTCAAAAACCCCATTATATTCAAACCTGCCTGTAGCAGAGTTCAAAACACTTTCATCACTGAGCACTACCACTTAGTCTCCCTCAAAAATATGGAAACATGCACTCAGCTACTGACGAAGCCATTACTTGCTTGGCACGCCCGTTTGCACCATTTCGTTAATCTTGGACATAATCTTCTCAGTCGCTTTCTCCAGAGCTTCTCCGGATGGGTCTTCCTTGAACTCGTCCAAACTTACCGGTGCTCCGTATACAACTTTCATCTTACGAAAAACCTTGTAGTTACCGATAATAGCAGTAGGAATAACAGTAGCGCCACTGCGGAGAGCAAAACTCGCTGCCCCTTTTTTGCCGATACCTCCATCATTGTGACGGCTTCCCGAGGGGAAAATTCCGAGCACTTCACCATCACGCAAAATATTGAGTGAGGTCTTGATGGATTCCTTGCTGACACCTCCACGTTTAACGGGGAAAGCGCCCACGGCTTTAATAATTCGGCCGAGTACCGGAATTTCAAACAACTCGCTTTTGGCCATGAAGCGCACCTGACGGCGAATTTTGATACCAACAGTTGGAGGATCGAAGTTACTAATATGATTGGAACATAAAAGTACGCCGCCTTCTTTCGGAATATTCTCCCGTCCAACGGCCTCCAAGCGGAAAAGAATGGTGTAAATGATCCGCAGTAATGTGCTGCAAAATGTGTAAATCATAGACCGATCTCTCCTCTGACCATTGTGCAATAAGATACGATTTTGTCAACCACTTCATGGATGTTCATCTTAGTTGTATCAAGAACGATAGCATCCTCAGCACAACGAAGCGGGGAAATTTCCCGACTCTCATCCAATTTGTCGCGGGTGGCAATGTCTCGCTCCAGTTGTTGCAACGTCAGTCCTTCAGAGGGGTCCAGTTCTTTGAAGCGGCGAAGCGCACGCTCTTCCACACTGGCAGTCATGAAGATTTTCACTTCCGCATCGGGCAGTACTGTCGTTCCGATATCGCGTCCATCCATGACGACGCCCTTGCGCAAAGCCATTTGCCGCTGAGTATCCACTAATTGCGTACG from Paenibacillus sp. FSL R5-0341 harbors:
- a CDS encoding sugar ABC transporter ATP-binding protein yields the protein MSTAPTLLQMEHIHKQFSGIPALKDVDFSVKGGEIHALLGANGAGKSTLMKILSGAYPLDQGTIQLSGQALHLSSPGDAKASGIHCVYQEVDAALVPQLTAAENIMLDQLASSAGGWWKSPRKLQQRAVEALKQLGADILVHQKVADLTLAEKQMILLARILIQDAKVIIFDEPTAPLSQEETDAFFRIVHLLKERGVACIFITHRLAEVTGHCDRVTVMRDGQHVFTGEAKGLTINDLVTQMLGKPFEEEFPKTEAPVGELLLEAHGLRRGVKVKGVDLSVRRGEVLAVVGLVGAGKTESSRLLIGADRLEEGEVRLNNRNLRLSQPADAAALGIVSVPEERRKQGILIQENVERNLSLPLLSRLSTLGFVSRKRERQNAESLVKQLGIKTSSVKQEVKYLSGGNQQKVAIGKWLNADADVFIFDEPTKGVDIGAKSDIFRIINELALAGKGVIYFTCELDEGMGIGDRIAVMCEGVIVKEFKRGETNQEQLLYYASGGQEVQS
- a CDS encoding sugar ABC transporter substrate-binding protein yields the protein MKRKETKWVWLSVLLVFTLALSACGIKKEPAATPASGASDDTPKTEAVTGPLSGKRIALIMEFNTGTFSQQYVQGVKEEIEKFGGELTTFVADNDKAKMVSLLDSAINQKFDAILTDHGDSLLEPGVKKAVEQNIPVVVFDAAISVPGATVLSQDDQKMAELTLEQMKKDINGQGNIVKVWVAGFAPMERRQIAYGEFLKANPDIKEIATFGSAQNPALDTQAKMEAILKQYPKGEITAVWAAWDEFAKGAARAIQQAGRDEIKVYGIDMSDEDLQMIQDPKNPWVASAAVDPTDIGRVQVRYAYQKLNGDETEDAVVLNPVYVQREALPDKQISTSELSEFVEGWGGSTQGIKDWMSEYGITAK
- the spoIVA gene encoding stage IV sporulation protein A, whose amino-acid sequence is MEKVDIFKDIAERTGGDIYLGVVGAVRTGKSTFIKRFMETIVLPNITNEADRGRAVDELPQSAAGKTIMTTEPKFVPNNAVQIKVAEGLDVNVRLVDCVGYAVEGAKGYEDENGPRMISTPWFEEPIPFQEAAEIGTRKVIQEHSTLGVVVTTDGTIAEIARSSYVESEERVIAELKEVGKPFVLVINSTRPRSEEALQLRNELAAKYDIPVMTLSAATMTEDDVTGVLREVLYEFPVHEVNVNLPSWVMVLNETHWLRSNYENSVRDTVKDIRRLRDVDRVVAQFMEYEFIDRAGLSGMNMGQGVAEIDLYAPDELYDQILVEVVGIEIRGKDHLLQLMQEFSHAKREYDRFAEALEMVKTTGYGIAAPSLAEMALDEPELIRQGTKFGVRLKATAPSIHMIRVDVESEFAPIIGTEKQSEELVRYLMQDFENDPIKVWDSDMFGRSLHSIVREGIQGKIAMMPDNARYKLQETLGRIINEGSGGLIAIIL
- a CDS encoding 2Fe-2S iron-sulfur cluster-binding protein; translation: MDYKVTFLPMNKSIALKPGATLLHAARRAGVKITTRCDGKAACLMCKVNVDEEHQAELYPPTDAEKRKLGSLLEAGTRLSCQAKVCGSLSVHVPEDPLKAAIRKQLERQQQEDDWF
- a CDS encoding DUF2768 family protein translates to MSAMDKMWLSLVAILIMGLSVFLITFARAKTKGIIRGILSLIAFLIMLIGFFGGIASLT
- a CDS encoding stage VI sporulation protein F; protein product: MGNNISKDALNAINKKTGKTITEGAVKKLASTVKPTTIQNEAQLRQLIKQVSAMAKVPVSEDTVKDIVSAVKKSGLNPSSMESLMKMMMKK
- a CDS encoding NAD(P)H-dependent glycerol-3-phosphate dehydrogenase, with translation MSKKVAVLVAGSWGTALASVLAANNLDVMMWTRGEDQATEINSKHTNTRYLPDAELSPRIQATNDMEAAVEGAIAVLIVAPSSAMRAVTNQFKAYYKPEMLIVHATKGFETESLKRMSTVISEELECEEGRVVVLSGPSHAEEVVKRCPTTVVVASLDKASAEAAQALFMNAYFRVYTNRDMLGVELAGAFKNIIALGAGMSDGLQFGDNAKAALLTRGLAEITRIGVEMGANPLTFSGLAGIGDLVVTATSQHSRNWRAGSMLGQGQKLDDVLKSMGMVVEGIRTTQAAYFISQKYGVQMPIADQLYHVLFQERQPRDAVEALMGRDPKTEMEVMKLETWEQWHS
- the plsY gene encoding glycerol-3-phosphate 1-O-acyltransferase PlsY, which translates into the protein MILQIAAIVLSYLLGSISFSVLLAKAIRGIDIRQHGSGNAGATNTLRILGKGPAIAVLLLDVLKGVAAVWIGIWLGDGSAWIPALSGIAAIAGHNWPLYFHFRGGKGIATAIGVLVSLAFLPALCAGVIAILSIVLTRYVSLGSLIFVAFTPIFILVLPGYSMNIFWGSLIICLFAFWRHRTNIAKLAKGQENKLGSKNPGGGKRVV